In Polyodon spathula isolate WHYD16114869_AA chromosome 11, ASM1765450v1, whole genome shotgun sequence, one genomic interval encodes:
- the LOC121322702 gene encoding Bardet-Biedl syndrome 5 protein homolog, with protein sequence MATVFDALWEDRDVRFDISLQQMKTRPGEVLIDCLDSIEDTKGNNGDRGRLLVTNLRIIWHSLSLPRVNLSVGYNCVINITTRTANSKLRGQTEALYILTKCNNTRFEFIFTNVVPGSPRLFTSVIAVHRAYETSKMYRDLKLRGALIQNKQLRLLPQEQVYDKINGVWNLSSDQGNLGTFFITNVRIVWHANMNDSFNVSIPYLQIRSIKIRDSKFGLALVIESSQQSGGYVLGFKIDPLEKLQDAVKEINSLHRVYSASPIFGVDYEMEEKPQPLEELTVEQAQDDIEIEPDEQTDAFVVSQQDREPVFSEELGLAIEKLKDGFTLQGLWEVQG encoded by the exons ATGGCGACAGTCTTCGATGCTCTGTGGGAAGATAGGGATGTCAGATTTGACATTTCACTGCA GCAAATGAAAACGAGACCTGGCGAAGTTCTTATTGATTGCCTGGATTCTATTGAAGATACCAAAGGAAATAATGGTGATCGAG gCAGACTCCTTGTGACAAATTTGAGAATTATCTGGCATTCATTATCTTTGCCACGAGTCAACCTGT CTGTAGGCTACAATTGTGTCATAAATATTACAACACGGACTGCTAATTCG AAACTGAGAGGCCAGACTGAAGCACTTTATATCTTGACTAAATGTAATAACACAAGATTTGAATTCATATTTACCAATGTGGTTCCTGGAAGTCCAAGGCTTTTCACATCTGTCATTGCTGTACACAG AGCATATGAAACATCTAAAATGTACCGGGACTTGAAACTAAGAGGGGCACTGATTCAGAACAAGCAGCTTCGGCTTTTGCCTCAGGAGCAAGTGTATGATAAAATTAATGGAGTTTGGAATCTATCCAGTGACCAG gGTAATTTGGGAACATTCTTTATTACCAATGTACGAATAGTATGGCATGCCAACATGAATGACAGCTTTAATGTCAGCATACCCTACCTACAAATT CGCTCAATCAAGATCAGAGATTCAAAGTTTGGACTGGCACTGGTAATAGAAAGTTCCCAGCAG AGTGGAGGATATGTGCTTGGCTTTAAGATAGACCCTCTTGAAAAACTGCAGGATGCTGTGAAAGAAATCAATTCACTGCACAGAGTTTACTCAGCAAGTCCTATCTTTGGAGTGGATTATGAAATGGAAGAAAAG CCTCAGCCACTTGAAGAGCTGACAGTGGAACAGGCTCAGGATGACATTGAAATAGAGCCTGATGAGCAGACTGATGCTTTTGTGGTGAGT caacaaGATCGCGAGCCTGTGTTTTCGGAAGAACTGGGACTTGCAATAGAAAAACTGAAAGATGGCTTTACTCTTCAGGGGCTCTGGGAAGTCCAAGGTTAA
- the LOC121323584 gene encoding kelch-like protein 41, translating to MEPSKIMIEEPRLYQSTLLQDGLKELLDENKFVDCTLKVGDRSLPCHRLIMAACSPYFRELFFSEGGKENIKEVVLENVDAKVMDVIIKYLYSAEIDLTDENVQEIFAVASRFQIPSVFTVCVSYLQKKLAPNNCLAIFRLGLLLDCPRLALTARNFISDRFETMSKQEDFIELASHELMTIIGNDSLNVEKEEIVFEAVMKWAKHDKKNRVKSLSEAFECIRFRLMPEKYFKEYVEKDDIIKANPDLLKKVQVIKDAFAGKLPEAGKKKDESGEGVVNGDVGDEDLLPGYLNDIPRYGMFVKDFVLMISDTAAVAYDPNANECYLAAMTEQIPRNHVSMVSKKNQIYVIGGLFVDEENEKIPLQSYFYQLESLTGEWIALPPLPSPRCLFGMGENDNLIYVVGGKDLQTEEALDSVLCYDPESLKWSESKKLPTKVHGHSVVSHNGLVYSVGGKTDDKKTINKLLVYNCKKSEWKELAPMKSARAMFGAVVHNGRIIVVGGVNEEGLTAASEVYDIATNKWEATTEFPQERSSINLISSGGSLYAIGGFAMVQLENKEFAPSEVPDVWKFEEDKKEWAGMLRELPYASGASCLSTRLNMFKLTKL from the exons ATGGAACCCTCAAAGATCATGATAGAAGAACCTCGCCTGTACCAGAGTACGCTTCTACAAGATGGCCTTAAGGAACTCCTTGATGAGAACAAGTTTGTTGATTGCACACTCAAAGTTGGAGACAGAAGCTTACCCTGCCACAGACTCATCATGGCAGCGTGCAGCCCCTATTTTCGGgagctttttttttcagaaggtgGTAAAGAGAATATAAAGGAGGTTGTTCTTGAAAATGTGGATGCCAAAGTAATGGATGTGATCATTAAGTATCTGTATTCTGCAGAAATAGATCTCACTGATGAAAATGTACAGGAAATCTTTGCTGTGGCTAGCCGCTTCCAGATTCCCTCGGTGTTCACTGTATGTGTAAGTTACTTGCAGAAAAAGCTTGCACCTAACAACTGCCTGGCCATTTTCAGGTTAGGCCTTCTTCTGGACTGCCCAAGATTGGCATTGACAGCACGGAATTTTATTTCTGACCGTTTTGAGACCATGTCAAAACAAGAGGACTTCATTGAGCTTGCGTCGCATGAACTTATGACCATTATTGGAAATGACTCCTTAAATGTAGAGAAGGAAGAAATTGTGTTTGAAGCAGTCATGAAGTGGGCAAAACATGACAAAAAGAACAGAGTTAAGAGTCTAAGTGAAGCTTTTGAGTGCATCCGCTTCCGCCTAATGCCAGAGAAATACTTTAAAGAGTATGTTGAAAAGGATGATATTATCAAGGCCAATCCTGACCTTCTTAAAAAAGTCCAAGTCATTAAAGATGCCTTTGCTGGAAAGCTTCCTGAGGCTGGCAAAAAGAAAGATGAATCTGGAGAGGGTGTTGTGAACGGTGATGTTGGAGATGAAGATCTGCTGCCTGGTTACCTGAATGACATTCCTCGATATGGCATGTTTGTCAAAGACTTTGTTCTGATGATCAGTGACACAGCAGCCGTGGCATATGATCCAAATGCTAATGAATGCTATCTGGCAGCCATGACTGAACAAATCCCCAGGAACCATGTCAGCATGGTCTCCAAAAAGAACCAAATCTATGTTATTGGAGGGTtatttgtggatgaagaaaatgaaaaaatccCTCTGCAGTCATATTTCTACCAG CTTGAGAGCCTCACTGGTGAATGGATTGCCCTCCCTCCACTGCCTTCTCCAAGATGTCTATTTGGGATGGGTGAAAATGATAACCTAATATATGTAGTTGGCGGCAAAGATCTCCAGACTGAAGAAGCTCTTGATTCAGTGCTGTGCTATGATCCTGA gtcaCTCAAATGGAGTGAAAGCAAAAAGTTGCCAACAAAGGTCCATGGTCACTCTGTGGTTTCACACAATGGATTGGTATACTCTGTTGGAGGAAAGACTGATGACAA AAAAACCATCAACAAGTTGTTGGTCTACAATTGCAAGAAGTCTGAGTGGAAGGAGCTGGCTCCCATGAAATCAGCCCGTGCTATGTTTGGAGCGGTAGTTCACAATGGCAGAATCATTGTGGTTGGAGGTGTGAACGAAGAGGGCCTAACTGCTGCTTCTGAAGTTTATGACATCGCCACTAACAA GTGGGAGGCAACAACGGAATTTCCACAGGAGAGAAGCTCCATTAATCTCATTAGCAGTGGTGGGTCACTGTATGCCATTGGAGGATTTGCCATGGTTCagcttgaaaacaaagaatttgcaCCATCAGAAGTTCCTGACGTGTGGAA GTTTGAAGAGGACAAGAAAGAATGGGCTGGCATGCTGAGAGAGCTCCCCTATGCCTCAGGAGCCTCCTGCCTCTCAACGCGCCTCAATATGTTCAAACTCACCAAATTATAA
- the LOC121323249 gene encoding peptidyl-prolyl cis-trans isomerase G-like, translating to MGVKVQRPRCFFDIAFNNVPVGRVVVELFSDVCPKTCENFRCLCTGEKGIGKGTQKPLHYKGCLFHRIVKDFMIQGGDFSEGNGKGGESIYGGFFEDESFSVKHNKEYLLSMANRGKDTNGSQFFITTKPTPHLDGVHVVFGQVISGQEVIKDMENQKTDASSRPYAEVKVLNCGELIPKSKAKKEEKKRKKLSSSDSESSSDSHSSESSSESEGDSEKESKKKKKHKKESKKQKKQKKKDEKKSSGEESEDEKNEADPLSTVRPEEIPAIPENRFLMRRSPQQKEETENKKEKERESNVLNSQPSSYQRRLLVTRSGRKIKGRGPRRYRTPSRSRSRDRFRRSETPPHWRQEMQRARRMRAPSGERWIKGDKSDLMEGNKEMPKPQGRGRERKTSENKLETSDSPSKSRERDKRARARKSRSKDKESRKNEDKEDRHDKHKSKKKVKPSRSKSKEKRAKSGSKEREQKCSKDDEERARSQSKGRNNTKGKEKEKNSESGVKEMERSKSKERDEGKSKDRCAKSRSKERDSNKEKHVRSSSKTREQSRSRDRGKRAQSQSKDRQQNRDKEAKRRGRSKSREKKRSPEKAKTRDSRRSRKSKSSEHERTRSADKEKNQNKESSHHKRNRTNDESHQKRSKSRDGSSSDSKDERKARNKRGRSQSRSPSSKKKESSKERVSSHKSKEKEKRKSSSEERNQKSKEKDKNHSKEKYDRESSPSTD from the exons ATGGGAGTAAAGGTACAACGCCCTCGCTGTTTTTTCGATATAGCCTTCAACAATGTGCCTG TGGGGAGAGTTGTGGTTGAATTATTTTCTGACGTATGTCCTAAAACATGTGAGAACTTTCGCTGCCTCTGTACAG GTGAAAAGGGAATTGGAAAAGGCACTCAAAAGCCTTTACATTATAAAGGCTGTCTGTTTCACAGAATTGTGAAGGATTTTATGATTCAAGGAGGAGACTTCAGTGAAG gAAATGGCAAAGGCGGTGAATCCATTTACGGAGGCTTTTTTGAAG ATGAAAGTTTTTCTGTCAAACACAACAAGGAGTATCTGCTGTCTATGGCCAACAGGGGCAAAGATACAAATGGTTCACAGTTTTTCAT aacaacaaagcCAACTCCTCATTTAGATGG AGTTCATGTGGTTTTTGGTCAAGTGATCTCTGGCCAGGAAGTGATCAAAGACATGGAAAACCAGAAGACAGACGCCAGCAGTAGACCGTATGCTGAAGTAAAAGTTCTCAACTGTGGGGAACTTATTCCAAAATCCAAGG CGAAAAAGGaagagaagaaaagaaagaagttgTCTTCAAGTGATTCCGAGAGCTCCAGTGACTCGCATTCTTCAGAGTCATCATCTGAATCGGAGGGTGATTCAGAAAAGGaatccaagaaaaaaaagaaacacaagaaagaatctaaaaaacaaaagaagcaaaaaaagaaagacgaaAAGAAAAG TTCTGGAGAGGAGAGTGAAGATGAAAAAAATGAAGCCGATCCCCTCTCCACTGTTCGTCCTGAGGAGATCCCTGCAATCCCAGAAAACCGGTTCCTTATGAGAAGGAGCCCTCAACAGAAAGAGGAGacggaaaataaaaaagaaaaagaaagagagag caATGTTTTAAACTCTCAGCCGTCATCATATCAGAGAAGGCTGTTGGTAACCAGGTCTGGCAGGAAAATTAAAGGACGAGGACCAAGA CGCTACAGAACGCCGTCCAGGTCACGGTCTAGAGATCGGTTCAGACGCAGTGAAACGCCTCCCCATTGGAGGCAAGAGATGCAGCGAGCTCGGAGAATGAGGGCTCCCAGTGGTGAACGATGGATTAAAGGAGACAA gaGTGACTTAATGGAAGGCAATAAGGAAATGCCAAAGCCTCAAGGAAGAGGAAGGGAAAGAAAGACCTCGGAGAATAAACTCGAGACCTCAGACAGCCCCAGCAAAAGCAGGGAAAGGGATAAGAGAGCTAGGGCACGCAAATCCAGGAGCAAAGACAAGGAGTCGAGGAAAAATGAAGATAAAGAGGACAGACATGACAAACACAAatctaaaaagaaagtaaaaccaAGCCGAAGTAAGAGTAAAGAAAAGAGAGCAAAATCTGGAAGTAAAGAGCGAGAACAAAAATGCAGTAAAGATGATGAAGAGAGAGCCAGATCACAAAGCAAAGGCAGAAATAATACCAAAggaaaagagaaggaaaaaaactCTGAATCAGGAGTGAAAGAAATGGAGAGGAGTAAAAGCAAAGAAAGGGATGAAGGCAAAAGTAAAGACAGGTGTGCAAAATCAAGAAGCAAAGAGAGAGAttccaacaaagaaaaacatgtaaGATCCAGTAGCAAAACCAGGGAACAAAGCCGAAGCAGAGACAGAGGAAAAAGAGCTCAATCCCAGAGCAAAGACCGGCAGCAAAATAGAGATAAGGAGGCAAAAAGAAGAGGCAGATCAAAAAGCAGGGAGAAAAAGCGATCTCCTGAAAAGGCCAAAACAAGGGACTCGAGGAGGAGCAGAAAATCAAAGAGTTCTGAACATGAAAGAACACGAAGCGCTGATAAAGAAAAGAATCAAAATAAGGAGAGTTCACATCATAAAAGAAATAGAACCAATGATGAAAGTCACCAAAAGAGATCCAAAAGCAGAGACGGCAGCAGTTCTGACAGTAAGGATGAAAGAAAGGCAAGAAATAAACGTGGAAGAAGCCAAAGTCGAAGTCCCAGctcaaaaaaaaaggaaagtagtAAAGAGAGAGTATCTTCACATAAAAgtaaggaaaaagaaaagagaaaatccTCCAGTGAAGAGAGGAATCAAAAGAGCAAGGAAAAAGATAAAAACCATAGTAAGGAAAAGTATGACCGTGAATCAAGCCCAAGTACAGATTAG
- the LOC121322617 gene encoding coiled-coil domain-containing protein 173-like: MLFWTTCQTGMSSRQLKNRSMRKNKSPLIFFPQQRKNYFKKMRKEKEAELFREQLQQRDQIIELLAKQMQDEIIARAVAEQETKEERKLKEKEEKRIAELKSIATHRVTMLIVAVVIYLYISQLSSPSLIQSRCHLALVT, translated from the exons ATGCTTTTTTG gaCCACGTGTCAAACAGGGATGTCCTCAAGGCAATTGAAAAACAGAAGTATGAGGAAGAACAAGAGTCCATTAATCTTTTTTCCACAGCAaaggaaaaattattttaaaaaaatgagaaaagagAAGGAGGCAGAGTTATTCAG AGAACAGCTACAGCAGAGAGATCAGATAATTGAACTGTTAGCTAAACAGATGCAGGATGAAATCATTGCTAGAGCTGTAGCAGAGCAGGAGACAAAGGAAGAAAGAAAgctgaaagaaaaagaagaaaagaggATAGCTGAACTGAAATCCATTGCCACACACAGAGTAACAATG CTTATTGTTGCAGTTGTGATTTATCTGTACATAAGTCAACTGTCCTCTCCGAGCCTAATCCAGTCCAGATGCCACCTGGCCCTGGTCACCTAG
- the LOC121322616 gene encoding pyridoxal phosphate phosphatase PHOSPHO2-like, which yields MKTLLVFDFDHTVIDDNSDTWVVKCTPEQDLPDWLKNTYQKGHWTEYMGRVLAYIGDQGIREDAIRTVMETLPYTAGMIDLLKFISQNKERVDCIIISDSNTIFIDWILHAADTQCAVDKVFTNPAHFDDRGYLNVQCFHSHSCAQCPVNLCKRKVLEDFLERQLMAGVQYQQTVYIGDGGNDLCPIKSLKKSDVAMPRKGYSLERLISKVNAGNSRRLEARVVGWSSGLDILNEMNSLMKQSCL from the coding sequence ATGAAAACTCTGTTGGTGTTTGACTTTGACCACACAGTGATAGATGATAATAGTGACACCTGGGTTGTTAAGTGCACTCCTGAGCAGGATTTACCAGACTGGCTCAAAAACACCTATCAGAAAGGGCACTGGACTGAATATATGGGAAGGGTTCTCGCTTACATAGGGGATCAAGGAATCAGAGAAGATGCAATAAGAACTGTTATGGAAACTCTGCCTTATACAGCTGGGATGATTGATCTTTTGAAGTTCAtcagtcaaaacaaagaaagagtGGACTGCATAATAATTTCAGACTCCAACACAATTTTCATTGACTGGATTTTACATGCAGCTGATACTCAGTGTGCAGTCGACAAGGTTTTTACAAATCCTGCACATTTTGATGACCGAGGTTACCTCAATGTCCAGTGCTTTCATTCTCATTCCTGTGCACAATGCCCTGTTAATCTTTGCAAGAGAAAAGTATTGGAAGACTTTTTAGAGAGACAGTTAATGGCGGGTGTGCAATATCAACAAACCGTTTACATTGGTGATGGAGGGAATGACCTTTGCCCCATTAAAAGCTTAAAGAAATCTGATGTTGCTATGCCCAGAAAGGGGTATTCGTTGGAAAGGCTGATTTCTAAGGTAAATGCAGGTAATTCAAGACGCCTTGAAGCTCGTGTTGTAGGCTGGTCATCAGGTCTAGATATCCTCAATGAGATGAATTCACTAATGAAACAGTCATGTTTGTAG
- the LOC121323376 gene encoding D-3-phosphoglycerate dehydrogenase-like codes for MALATVRRILISETVDPCCKQILQENGIAVTEKQNLSKDELIDEMKGYEGLIVRSATKVTADVINAAENLKIIGRAGTGVDNVDVEAATKKGIIVMNTPSGNTTSAAELTCGMIVSLSRQIPQAVMSMKAGNWDRKKFMGAELYGKTLGIVGLGRIGKEVAIRMQSFGMKTVGYDPIIPPEVSATFGVEQMSLERLWPLCDYITVHTPLMPSTTGLLNDESFAKCRKGVKVINCARGGIIDEGALLRALESGQCGGAGLDVFIDEPPKDWSLVNHPGVVSCPHLGANTKEAQIRCGRDIATQIVEMLQGKSLIGTVNAQVLTAAIAPESRPWIKLGEALGSVAKACAGQVKSQVQITALGQSLKNAAGYLSAAVVVGLLKDGSKSAVNLVNALPLAKEAGVTIASHHSDAAPMLAQRACAVEISANGVSHKVVGSVQGDVPVLLELNGGLFRHPVPLTGNLIFFKALASPQLVPSVAGVLAAAGLQVELFSTSAAIAGEQWCSVGVSSLLGDLNTLKVHVKEALQLSL; via the exons ATGGCTTTGGCAACAGTCCGAAGAATTTTAATAAGTGAAACTGTTGATCCTTGTTGCAAGCAGATTTTGCAAGAAAATGGCATTGCTGTTACGGAGAAACAAAATCTGAGCAAAGACGAGCTGATTGATGAAATGAAG GGCTATGAGGGACTTATAGTTCGTTCTGCCACCAAGGTCACTGCTGATGTCATCAATGCTGCCGAAAACTTGAAGATCATAGGCAGGGCAGGGACCGGTGTAGATAATGTGGATGTGGAGGCAGCAACAAAGAAAGGCATTATTGTGATGAA TACTCCCAGTGGCAATACCACCAGTGCTGCTGAGCTGACCTGTGGAATGATCGTAAGTCTGTCCAG gCAAATCCCACAAGCTGTTATGTCAATGAAAGCTGGAAACTGGGATCGTAAAAAG TTCATGGGGGCAGAGCTATATGGCAAAACTCTAGGAATTGTGGGTCTTGGGAGAATTGGAAAGGAAGTAGCTATTCGAATGCAGTCTTTTGGAATGAAG ACTGTAGGCTATGATCCTATAATTCCTCCTGAAGTCAGCGCCACATTTGGAGTTGAACAGATGTCCCTTGAGAGACTGTGGCCACTTTGTGATTATATCACTGTTCACACGCCTTTAATGCCATCTACAACAG GGTTGTTAAATGATGAAAGTTTTGCCAAGTGTAGAAAGGGAGTAAAGGTCATTAATTGTGCCCGCGGTGGCATTATAGACGAGGGTGCTCTACTGCGAGCTCTGGAGTCTGGGCAGTGTGGCGGAGCAGGACTGGATGTGTTTATTGAC GAACCCCCTAAGGATTGGTCACTTGTAAACCACCCTGGTGTGGTCAGCTGCCCTCACCTCGGGGCCAACACCAAGGAGGCCCAAATACGCTGCGGGAGAGACATTGCAACACAGATTGTCGAAATGTTGCAGGGCAAATCCTTAATTGGGACT gtGAATGCACAGGTCCTTACAGCTGCTATAGCTCCTGAATCTAGACCTTGGATTAAGCTTGGAGAAGCACTGGGTTCGGTGGCCAAAGCTTGCGCCGGACAAGTGAAAAGCCAAGTTCAGATTACAGCACTGG GACAATCCCTAAAGAATGCGGCTGGCTATCTGAGCGCTGCAGTGGTTGTTGGACTGCTTAAGGATGGCTCAAAGAGTGCTGTTAACCTTGTGAATGCACTACCCCTGGCAAAGGAAGCTGGAGTAact ATTGCCAGTCACCACAGTGATGCAGCACCAATGTTGGCTCAAAGAGCATGTGCAGTAGAAATATCTGCAAACGGTGTCTCTCACAAAGTGGTGGGGTCGGTTCAAGGAGATGTTCCTGTCCTATTGGAGCTCAATGGAGGGCTTTTCAGACACCCAGTCCCTCTCACTGGCAACCTGATCTTTTTTAAGGCCTTGGCAAGCCCTCAGCTTGTGCCTTCTGTTGCAG GTGTGCTAGCGGCTGCTGGTCTTCAGGTGGAGTTGTTCAGCACCTCTGCAGCAATCGCAGGAGAGCAGTGGTGCAGTGTGGGAGTTTCTTCGTTATTAGGAGACCTGAACACATTGAAAGTGCACGTAAAAGAAGCACTGCAGCTGTCCTTGTAG